In one Sesamum indicum cultivar Zhongzhi No. 13 linkage group LG12, S_indicum_v1.0, whole genome shotgun sequence genomic region, the following are encoded:
- the LOC105174818 gene encoding polycomb group protein FERTILIZATION-INDEPENDENT ENDOSPERM-like isoform X3: protein MAKIPLGCEPVVGSLTPSQKREYRATNRLQEGKRPIYAVVFNFIDSRYFNAFATTGGNRVTVYQCVEGGVIAVLQSYIDEDKDESFYTVSWACNIDGTPFLVAGGLNGIIRVIDTGSEKIYKDESVRLWNIHTGICILIFAGAGGHRNEVLSVRQHKMPVSYMEEKKKTREEVRRRCVGTWHMKNRRREERTEGSWEN from the exons ATGGCAAAGATTCCGTTGGGCTGCGAGCCGGTGGTGGGTTCACTAACGCCGTCGCAGAAGCGGGAGTATAGAGCGACCAACAGACTACAGGAAGGCAAACGCCCTATTTACGCCGTGGTTTTTAACTTCATCGACTCCCGTTACTTCAACGCCTTCGCCACCACCGGTGGAAATCGC GTGACGGTATACCAGTGCGTAGAAGGTGGTGTTATAGCTGTGCTGCAGTCCTACATTGATGAAGAT AAAGATGAATCCTTTTACACTGTCAGTTGGGCTTGCAATATTGATGGAACTCCATTCTTGGTGGCTGGAGGACTTAATGGGATTATTCGTGTTATTGATACTGGCAGTGAGAAGATATACAAG GATGAATCTGTACGCCTGTGGAATATTCATACAGGGATATGCATCTTGATATTTGCTGGTGCTGGTGGGCATCGCAATGAAGTCCTTAGTGTG CGGCAGCACAAGATGCCTGTAAGTTATatggaagagaagaagaaaactagAGAAGAAGTAAGAAGAAGATGTGTTGGCACTTGGCACATGAAGAAtcgaagaagagaagagagaactGAAGGGTCATGGGAGAACTGA
- the LOC105174818 gene encoding polycomb group protein FERTILIZATION-INDEPENDENT ENDOSPERM-like isoform X2 — protein MAKIPLGCEPVVGSLTPSQKREYRATNRLQEGKRPIYAVVFNFIDSRYFNAFATTGGNRVTVYQCVEGGVIAVLQSYIDEDKDESFYTVSWACNIDGTPFLVAGGLNGIIRVIDTGSEKIYKDESVRLWNIHTGICILIFAGAGGHRNEVLSVQRQHKMPVSYMEEKKKTREEVRRRCVGTWHMKNRRREERTEGSWEN, from the exons ATGGCAAAGATTCCGTTGGGCTGCGAGCCGGTGGTGGGTTCACTAACGCCGTCGCAGAAGCGGGAGTATAGAGCGACCAACAGACTACAGGAAGGCAAACGCCCTATTTACGCCGTGGTTTTTAACTTCATCGACTCCCGTTACTTCAACGCCTTCGCCACCACCGGTGGAAATCGC GTGACGGTATACCAGTGCGTAGAAGGTGGTGTTATAGCTGTGCTGCAGTCCTACATTGATGAAGAT AAAGATGAATCCTTTTACACTGTCAGTTGGGCTTGCAATATTGATGGAACTCCATTCTTGGTGGCTGGAGGACTTAATGGGATTATTCGTGTTATTGATACTGGCAGTGAGAAGATATACAAG GATGAATCTGTACGCCTGTGGAATATTCATACAGGGATATGCATCTTGATATTTGCTGGTGCTGGTGGGCATCGCAATGAAGTCCTTAGTGTG CAGCGGCAGCACAAGATGCCTGTAAGTTATatggaagagaagaagaaaactagAGAAGAAGTAAGAAGAAGATGTGTTGGCACTTGGCACATGAAGAAtcgaagaagagaagagagaactGAAGGGTCATGGGAGAACTGA
- the LOC105174818 gene encoding polycomb group protein FERTILIZATION-INDEPENDENT ENDOSPERM-like isoform X5, with translation MAKIPLGCEPVVGSLTPSQKREYRATNRLQEGKRPIYAVVFNFIDSRYFNAFATTGGNRVTVYQCVEGGVIAVLQSYIDEDKDESFYTVSWACNIDGTPFLVAGGLNGIIRVIDTGSEKIYKDESVRLWNIHTGICILIFAGAGGHRNEVLSVF, from the exons ATGGCAAAGATTCCGTTGGGCTGCGAGCCGGTGGTGGGTTCACTAACGCCGTCGCAGAAGCGGGAGTATAGAGCGACCAACAGACTACAGGAAGGCAAACGCCCTATTTACGCCGTGGTTTTTAACTTCATCGACTCCCGTTACTTCAACGCCTTCGCCACCACCGGTGGAAATCGC GTGACGGTATACCAGTGCGTAGAAGGTGGTGTTATAGCTGTGCTGCAGTCCTACATTGATGAAGAT AAAGATGAATCCTTTTACACTGTCAGTTGGGCTTGCAATATTGATGGAACTCCATTCTTGGTGGCTGGAGGACTTAATGGGATTATTCGTGTTATTGATACTGGCAGTGAGAAGATATACAAG GATGAATCTGTACGCCTGTGGAATATTCATACAGGGATATGCATCTTGATATTTGCTGGTGCTGGTGGGCATCGCAATGAAGTCCTTAGTGTG TTTTGA
- the LOC105174817 gene encoding F-box protein At1g30790-like: protein MSQGGGNQVRLSCDDDPNIGYIEGIMATILSKLPVTSVLKFKVVSKFWNKLIRNQQFAQLQFSSFPKTPKLILYVCGNNSGGRSKLYLMERSGRLSKPYVMDRSGRIRPYLTFPNLDRSSSLQLISCFNGLLCCTKSVGTEDLDIQICNPATREVLEVPKGSPCAETPSIGVVFDPDTNKYQILRFVSAASGSEVSTCKCEIYTPEGGDWRSIPDVVQGPVANPACPSFPTHACAGGRMYWLVWSKEDREVPDYILSIDMNNTITRVELPGGPDDPDEFNIFTFLVDYEGRLALVCVDDDETYVDIWSLIDPSESTWVLEGCAELQIDGFLEGINSIVSVENELLFIMKPGFGTSFGFHFLNLADWTWRTPIRRRFRMGSSEPVAFRYTESLLRCDATNDTE, encoded by the exons ATGTCTCAGGGTGGAGGTAACCAGGTTCGATTGAGTTGTGATGATGACCCTAACATAGGGTACATTGAAGGCATTATGGCAACTATCCTCTCGAAACTTCCAGTGACTTCTGTGCTAAAGTTTAAAGTAGTCTCGAAGTTTTGGAATAAGCTGATACGTAACCAACAATTTGCTCAGCTGCAATTTAGCTCTTTCCCAAAAACACCAAAGctaattttgtatgtttgtgGTAACAACTCTGGGGGCCGTAGCAAGCTGTACTTGATGGAAAGAAGTGGAAGACTTAGCAAGCCGTATGTGATGGACAGAAGTGGAAGAATCAGACCTTATTTGACCTTTCCTAATCTTGACCGGAGCAGCTCTTTACAATTGATCTCTTGCTTCAATGGTCTATTATGTTGCACTAAATCAGTGGGAACAGAAGACTTGGACATCCAAATCTGCAATCCTGCCACTCGGGAAGTACTAGAGGTTCCCAAAGGTAGCCCATGTGCTGAAACTCCATCAATTGGAGTAGTCTTTGATCCAGATACAAACAAATACCAAATCTTGCGTTTTGTTTCTGCTGCATCTGGATCTGAAGTCAGTACTTGCAAGTGTGAAATTTATACACCTGAAGGTGGAGATTGGAGAAGCATTCCTGATGTTGTGCAAGGTCCTGTAGCTAACCCTGCTTGTCCCTCATTCCCAACTCATGCATGTGCTGGAGGAAGGATGTACTGGTTGGTCTGGTCAAAAGAAGACCGTGAGGTGCCTGATTACATTCTTTCCATTGATATGAATAACACCATCACTAGAGTTGAGCTACCAGGGGGTCCGGATGACCCAGATGAATTCAACATATTTACATTCTTGGTTGACTATGAAGGTCGTTTGGCACTTGTGTGTGTGGATGATGATGAAACTTATGTGGATATATGGTCATTGATAGACCCCAGTGAATCAACTTGGGTTCTTGAAGGGTGTGCTGAACTTCAGATAGATGGTTTTCTTGAGGGCATCAACTCAATAGTTTCCGTAGAAAATGAATTGCTCTTTATTATGAAGCCTGGTTTTGGCACATCCTTTGGCTTCCACTTCCTCAACTTGGCTGACTGGACTTGGAGGACCCCTATTCGTCGTAGGTTCCGGATGGGAAGCTCTGAACCTGTTGCATTTCGGTATACTGAAAGCCTTTTGAGAT GTGATGCAACCAATGATACTGAGTAG
- the LOC105174822 gene encoding protein NDR1-like, which produces MPEGGGGCCRCCCSFIFTSGLTALFMWLSLRTSKPTCSIQDFYIPALNRSDNSTATRNNHTIRFDLKLDNGMKDKGVHYANISLTFFYNSTLPIANFTVPEFYQGHNKNTHRRALVDASGLPWADARDAVANGSTVSFRVRLATRVKFKIMVWYTKRHSLVVGSDVVVNDSGQKVNRKGIKLKSGAPDPATQWVRLLSFLIFTFLIILFL; this is translated from the coding sequence ATGCCGGAAGGCGGCGGCGGATGTTGCAGATGCTGCTGCAGCTTCATATTTACGTCCGGCCTCACCGCCCTCTTCATGTGGCTAAGCCTACGCACCTCCAAACCCACTTGCTCCATCCAAGACTTTTATATTCCTGCCCTCAACAGATCCGATAATTCCACTGCCACCAGGAACAACCACACCATACGTTTCGATCTCAAGCTCGACAACGGCATGAAAGACAAAGGCGTACACTATGCTAACATCAGCTTGACCTTTTTCTACAACTCTACCCTCCCCATCGCCAACTTCACCGTGCCGGAGTTCTACCAAGGACACAACAAAAACACTCACCGGCGAGCCTTGGTGGACGCCAGTGGCCTGCCGTGGGCGGACGCGCGTGACGCCGTTGCCAACGGTTCGACGGTGAGTTTCAGGGTGAGATTGGCTACCAGGGTGAAGTTTAAGATCATGGTTTGGTACACGAAGAGGCACAGCTTAGTGGTAGGTAGTGATGTGGTGGTCAACGACTCGGGGCAGAAGGTCAACCGGAAAGGGATTAAACTAAAGTCCGGGGCCCCGGATCCGGCTACCCAATGGGTGCGGCTGCTCTCATTTctcattttcactttcttgatcATTTTATTCTTGTAA
- the LOC105174818 gene encoding polycomb group protein FERTILIZATION-INDEPENDENT ENDOSPERM-like isoform X4, with translation MAKIPLGCEPVVGSLTPSQKREYRATNRLQEGKRPIYAVVFNFIDSRYFNAFATTGGNRVTVYQCVEGGVIAVLQSYIDEDKDESFYTVSWACNIDGTPFLVAGGLNGIIRVIDTGSEKIYKDESVRLWNIHTGICILIFAGAGGHRNEVLSVRAACSFEFHDFWQKSTIKSCEV, from the exons ATGGCAAAGATTCCGTTGGGCTGCGAGCCGGTGGTGGGTTCACTAACGCCGTCGCAGAAGCGGGAGTATAGAGCGACCAACAGACTACAGGAAGGCAAACGCCCTATTTACGCCGTGGTTTTTAACTTCATCGACTCCCGTTACTTCAACGCCTTCGCCACCACCGGTGGAAATCGC GTGACGGTATACCAGTGCGTAGAAGGTGGTGTTATAGCTGTGCTGCAGTCCTACATTGATGAAGAT AAAGATGAATCCTTTTACACTGTCAGTTGGGCTTGCAATATTGATGGAACTCCATTCTTGGTGGCTGGAGGACTTAATGGGATTATTCGTGTTATTGATACTGGCAGTGAGAAGATATACAAG GATGAATCTGTACGCCTGTGGAATATTCATACAGGGATATGCATCTTGATATTTGCTGGTGCTGGTGGGCATCGCAATGAAGTCCTTAGTGTG CGTGCTGCATGCAGTTTTGAGTTTCATGATTTTTGGCAAAAATCTACTATAAAGTCATGTGAAGTGTGA
- the LOC105174818 gene encoding polycomb group protein FERTILIZATION-INDEPENDENT ENDOSPERM-like isoform X1 has translation MAKIPLGCEPVVGSLTPSQKREYRATNRLQEGKRPIYAVVFNFIDSRYFNAFATTGGNRVTVYQCVEGGVIAVLQSYIDEDKDESFYTVSWACNIDGTPFLVAGGLNGIIRVIDTGSEKIYKDESVRLWNIHTGICILIFAGAGGHRNEVLSVCEQQRQHKMPVSYMEEKKKTREEVRRRCVGTWHMKNRRREERTEGSWEN, from the exons ATGGCAAAGATTCCGTTGGGCTGCGAGCCGGTGGTGGGTTCACTAACGCCGTCGCAGAAGCGGGAGTATAGAGCGACCAACAGACTACAGGAAGGCAAACGCCCTATTTACGCCGTGGTTTTTAACTTCATCGACTCCCGTTACTTCAACGCCTTCGCCACCACCGGTGGAAATCGC GTGACGGTATACCAGTGCGTAGAAGGTGGTGTTATAGCTGTGCTGCAGTCCTACATTGATGAAGAT AAAGATGAATCCTTTTACACTGTCAGTTGGGCTTGCAATATTGATGGAACTCCATTCTTGGTGGCTGGAGGACTTAATGGGATTATTCGTGTTATTGATACTGGCAGTGAGAAGATATACAAG GATGAATCTGTACGCCTGTGGAATATTCATACAGGGATATGCATCTTGATATTTGCTGGTGCTGGTGGGCATCGCAATGAAGTCCTTAGTGTG TGTGAACAGCAGCGGCAGCACAAGATGCCTGTAAGTTATatggaagagaagaagaaaactagAGAAGAAGTAAGAAGAAGATGTGTTGGCACTTGGCACATGAAGAAtcgaagaagagaagagagaactGAAGGGTCATGGGAGAACTGA